From the genome of Scytonema hofmannii PCC 7110, one region includes:
- a CDS encoding GNAT family N-acetyltransferase, producing MTLTIELLDTKKHNRALFSCGNDSLDDYIRKRASQDLKKKVAAVFVLINAPSNDIVAYYTLSVYTLEIKEVDETLAKGLPRYPLLPSTLLGRLAVDRTCQGQGIGELVLFDALKRSLEATEQVASVAVVVEAIDENAVRFYQKYGFRQFKEHLFKLYLPMKSIAESLPKS from the coding sequence TTTCTTGTGGAAATGACAGTTTAGATGATTACATACGCAAGCGAGCATCCCAAGACCTGAAGAAAAAGGTTGCCGCAGTGTTTGTTTTAATTAATGCACCCAGTAATGATATTGTTGCTTACTACACTCTTTCTGTGTATACCCTAGAAATAAAAGAAGTAGATGAGACTTTAGCTAAAGGTTTACCACGCTATCCATTACTACCTTCGACCTTACTAGGTCGCCTTGCTGTTGACCGCACCTGTCAAGGTCAAGGTATAGGTGAATTGGTTCTTTTTGATGCTCTTAAGCGCTCGCTAGAAGCTACAGAGCAGGTTGCATCAGTAGCTGTAGTCGTGGAGGCTATAGATGAAAATGCAGTTCGCTTCTATCAAAAATATGGTTTTCGGCAATTTAAGGAACATCTTTTCAAGCTTTATCTGCCCATGAAATCAATTGCTGAATCCTTACCAAAATCTTGA
- a CDS encoding 3' terminal RNA ribose 2'-O-methyltransferase Hen1, which yields MLLTITTTHNPTTDLGYLLHKHPDRCQSFSLSFGQAHVFYPEVSEDRCTAALLLDIDQIKLVRRRGVTLAEYVSDRPYVASSFFSVAIAQVFSTALAGRCKDRPEMVQTPIPVVAKLSVLPCRGGEVFLRQLFEPLGYTVSAESHLLDEEFPDWGQSQYYTVELQHTLPLTDLLSHLYVLIPVLDDEKHYWVSDEEVEKLLRHGEGWLTTHPVRQEITRRYLKRQHRLTRTALAKLAEEDQPDPDSIQESHAEEEAEVEKPISLNQQRLNAVVTTLKENSAKRVIDLGCGQGSLMRTLLQDSFFEQITGVDVSYRSLEVAQERLDRLRLPKNQWNRMQLFQSALTYQDKRFTGHDAATVIEVIEHLDLPRLAAFERVLFEFAQPKIIIVTTPNIEYNIKFENLPAGKLRHKDHRFEWTRQEFQTWANSVAERFGYKLKFQSIGLDDPEVGSPTQMAVFTVTSDQ from the coding sequence ATGCTCCTCACCATCACTACCACACACAACCCGACAACTGATTTGGGTTATCTTCTGCACAAACACCCAGATCGCTGCCAATCCTTTTCCCTTTCCTTTGGACAAGCACACGTCTTTTACCCAGAGGTTAGCGAAGACAGATGCACGGCGGCGCTGTTATTAGATATTGACCAGATAAAGTTGGTGCGGAGACGTGGTGTAACTTTGGCAGAGTATGTGAGCGATCGCCCTTATGTGGCTTCTTCATTTTTTAGTGTTGCGATCGCTCAAGTTTTTAGTACAGCCCTTGCGGGTCGGTGTAAAGACCGACCGGAAATGGTACAAACGCCCATACCCGTAGTCGCCAAATTGAGTGTTTTACCATGTCGGGGTGGTGAAGTATTCTTGCGGCAGTTATTTGAACCATTGGGTTATACTGTCAGCGCTGAAAGTCACCTATTAGACGAGGAATTTCCCGATTGGGGACAAAGCCAGTATTACACCGTAGAATTGCAGCATACTTTACCTCTGACCGATCTACTCAGTCATCTCTACGTACTCATTCCTGTTTTAGATGATGAGAAGCACTACTGGGTTAGTGATGAAGAAGTGGAAAAGCTGTTGCGTCATGGAGAGGGATGGTTAACAACACATCCTGTAAGACAAGAAATTACCCGTCGCTACTTAAAACGGCAGCACCGTCTCACGCGTACTGCTTTAGCAAAATTAGCAGAAGAAGATCAACCCGATCCAGATTCCATCCAAGAAAGCCATGCTGAGGAAGAAGCAGAGGTAGAAAAACCCATTAGCTTAAATCAGCAGAGGTTAAATGCGGTTGTCACTACCTTAAAAGAAAACAGTGCAAAGCGAGTCATCGATTTAGGCTGCGGTCAGGGCAGTTTAATGCGGACGCTACTCCAAGACAGCTTTTTTGAACAAATTACAGGTGTAGATGTGTCCTATCGCTCCCTAGAGGTTGCCCAAGAAAGATTAGACCGCCTGCGGTTACCCAAAAACCAATGGAACCGGATGCAACTCTTTCAAAGTGCGCTCACCTACCAAGATAAGCGTTTTACCGGACACGATGCAGCCACTGTCATTGAAGTCATAGAGCATCTTGATTTACCCCGACTTGCAGCCTTCGAGCGAGTGTTATTCGAGTTTGCCCAGCCAAAAATAATTATAGTGACCACTCCCAATATTGAATACAACATCAAATTTGAGAACTTACCAGCAGGGAAATTGCGCCATAAAGACCATCGTTTTGAGTGGACGCGTCAAGAATTTCAAACTTGGGCAAATTCCGTAGCAGAACGTTTTGGTTACAAACTCAAATTTCAATCAATTGGACTAGACGATCCAGAAGTAGGTTCACCCACACAAATGGCAGTGTTTACAGTGACCAGTGACCAGTGA
- a CDS encoding tRNA(His) guanylyltransferase Thg1 family protein gives MKFDELDRKMRVFETAHDHCVLPGLYIVARLDGRGFTRLTKEVHQFEAPYDEKFRDMMLTTTEYLMNCGIDIVYGYNQSDEISLLFALNECTFGRKLRKLNSVLAGEASAKFSLLLGDIGAFDCRISQLPNVEEVVNYFRWRHEDAHRNSLNSHCYWSLRRNGHNATQATKRLEKMSVADKNELLFQYGINFNQLPNWQKRGVGMYWEEYEKLGYNPMNGEVVPTIRRRIHYDFNLPMKDEYSEFLQKLIVANS, from the coding sequence ATGAAATTTGATGAACTCGATCGCAAAATGCGGGTGTTTGAGACAGCACATGACCATTGCGTGCTGCCTGGACTTTATATAGTGGCAAGATTAGATGGACGTGGATTTACTCGACTGACTAAGGAAGTTCATCAATTTGAAGCTCCTTACGACGAAAAATTTCGCGACATGATGCTAACAACAACTGAATATTTAATGAATTGTGGAATAGATATTGTATATGGTTATAATCAAAGTGATGAAATTTCTTTACTATTTGCGCTGAATGAATGTACTTTTGGTCGGAAATTAAGAAAACTCAATTCGGTTTTAGCTGGAGAAGCCAGTGCCAAATTTTCTCTACTCCTTGGCGATATTGGTGCTTTTGATTGTCGGATATCTCAACTTCCGAATGTAGAGGAAGTTGTTAATTATTTTCGTTGGCGACATGAAGACGCTCATAGAAATTCCCTAAACTCTCATTGTTACTGGAGTTTGCGACGAAATGGTCATAATGCTACTCAAGCTACTAAAAGACTTGAGAAAATGTCTGTTGCTGATAAAAACGAACTTCTATTCCAGTACGGTATTAATTTCAATCAATTACCCAACTGGCAAAAACGGGGTGTAGGAATGTATTGGGAAGAATATGAAAAGTTGGGTTACAATCCCATGAATGGTGAAGTTGTTCCCACCATACGACGGCGCATTCATTATGATTTTAATTTGCCGATGAAGGATGAATATAGTGAGTTTTTACAAAAGTTGATAGTAGCTAATAGCTAA
- a CDS encoding polynucleotide kinase-phosphatase: protein MKITLPELSLVVLIGASGSGKSTFARRNFQPFEILSSDFCRGLVSDDENNQAASSDAFDVLYYIAAKRLAVGKLTVIDATNVYPEDRKKLLALAREYHFLSVAIAFNLPQELCHQRNQQRLDRQFGLHVVRRHTQFMKRSLRGLEKEGFRYVYIFDSVEEIESVEIERQPLWNNRKHEFGPFDIIGDLHGCCDELEALLQKLGYEKDLGDFPTYYHPEGRKAVFLGDLVDRGSRILDTVKLVRNMVVAGTGFCILGNHENKLLRKLRGKNVKVNHGLEQTLAEIEALPEDVRQPFTKELCEFLDSLIGHYVLDKGQLVVAHAGLKQEMQGRGSRAVREFAIYGETTGEIDEFGLPVRYNWAADYRGAAMVVYGHTPVPEAEWLNNTIDIDTGCVFGGKLTALRYPEKELVSVPALHTYCEPVKPIGGRNSASLQQEYDDVLNIEDVLGKRLINTQLKRNITIREENAIAALEVMSRFAANPKWLIYLPPTMSPVETSEEPGYLEHPIPAFTYYQNHGITEVVCEEKHMGSRAIAIVCRDETAARKQFGVVDEGIGICYTRTGRKFFDNSHLETEFLTRLNAALSHSGFWETFNTEWVCLDCELMPWSAKAQGLLKQQYAPVGIASRLSLTDAVTLLQQASQRGVDVSNQLSSYQERVNMAHQYVNTYRRYCWSVNDISNLKLAPFHILATEGTAHTDKDHLWHMEQIAKICQSDPNLLLATNYKTIDLTDANSQAEGVRWWEELTNAGGEGMVVKPMQFIVKGNRGIVQPAIKCRGREYLRIIYGLEYSKTENLERLRHRGLSLKRSLAMREFALGVEALERFVARAPLRRIHECVFGILALESEPVDPRL from the coding sequence ATGAAAATAACACTCCCTGAATTATCTCTTGTCGTTCTTATCGGAGCTTCTGGTTCTGGTAAATCAACATTTGCTCGTAGAAACTTTCAGCCTTTTGAGATATTGTCTTCTGATTTTTGTCGAGGGCTAGTATCTGATGACGAAAACAATCAGGCTGCAAGTTCTGATGCTTTTGATGTGTTGTACTATATTGCGGCTAAGCGATTGGCTGTGGGTAAACTCACTGTTATAGATGCTACTAATGTTTACCCAGAAGACCGCAAAAAATTACTGGCACTAGCACGAGAATATCATTTTTTATCTGTCGCGATCGCTTTTAATCTCCCACAGGAACTTTGTCACCAACGCAACCAACAACGACTAGACCGTCAGTTTGGTCTTCATGTCGTGCGCCGTCACACTCAGTTTATGAAGCGATCACTACGAGGTTTGGAAAAAGAAGGTTTCCGCTATGTCTACATTTTTGATTCTGTTGAGGAAATAGAATCTGTAGAAATTGAGCGCCAACCACTTTGGAACAACCGCAAACACGAATTTGGTCCTTTTGATATCATTGGCGATCTTCACGGTTGCTGTGACGAACTTGAAGCGCTATTGCAAAAGTTGGGCTATGAGAAAGACTTGGGGGATTTCCCCACGTACTACCACCCTGAAGGACGCAAAGCAGTTTTTTTAGGCGACCTTGTAGACAGGGGATCTCGGATATTGGATACTGTAAAACTCGTGCGGAACATGGTTGTCGCGGGAACGGGTTTTTGTATTCTTGGCAATCATGAAAACAAATTATTGCGGAAATTACGGGGTAAAAATGTTAAGGTGAATCATGGGTTGGAGCAAACTTTGGCAGAAATTGAAGCTTTGCCAGAAGATGTGCGTCAACCATTTACAAAAGAGTTGTGTGAGTTCCTTGATTCCCTGATCGGTCATTATGTTTTGGACAAGGGACAGTTAGTGGTTGCTCATGCGGGCTTAAAACAGGAAATGCAAGGACGGGGTTCTAGGGCTGTACGGGAGTTTGCTATATACGGTGAAACGACGGGGGAAATTGATGAGTTTGGTTTGCCTGTTCGTTACAATTGGGCGGCTGATTATCGCGGTGCGGCGATGGTTGTTTACGGACATACTCCTGTTCCAGAAGCTGAATGGTTGAATAATACTATTGATATTGATACGGGTTGCGTTTTTGGTGGAAAACTGACTGCATTGAGGTATCCGGAAAAGGAACTGGTTAGCGTTCCTGCTTTGCACACGTATTGCGAACCCGTTAAACCAATTGGAGGGCGGAATAGTGCGTCTTTGCAGCAGGAATATGATGATGTGCTGAATATTGAGGATGTCCTTGGCAAGCGCCTCATCAATACCCAACTCAAGCGTAACATTACTATTCGCGAAGAAAATGCGATCGCCGCCCTGGAGGTGATGAGCCGTTTTGCGGCTAATCCCAAATGGCTGATTTACTTACCACCTACTATGTCTCCTGTAGAAACATCTGAAGAACCGGGTTATTTAGAACACCCGATTCCAGCCTTTACCTATTATCAAAACCATGGAATTACTGAAGTAGTTTGCGAAGAAAAACACATGGGTTCTCGTGCGATCGCGATCGTCTGTCGAGATGAGACAGCAGCGAGAAAACAATTTGGTGTAGTGGATGAGGGGATTGGAATTTGCTATACCCGGACGGGAAGAAAATTTTTTGATAATTCACACCTAGAGACAGAATTTTTGACCCGGTTAAATGCTGCTCTTTCCCACAGTGGTTTTTGGGAAACCTTTAATACAGAATGGGTTTGCTTGGATTGCGAACTGATGCCTTGGTCTGCCAAAGCCCAAGGATTGCTAAAGCAACAGTATGCACCTGTTGGAATTGCATCGCGCCTTTCTTTAACTGATGCTGTAACCTTGTTACAACAAGCAAGTCAACGGGGTGTAGATGTCAGCAACCAACTCAGTTCTTATCAAGAACGAGTCAACATGGCACATCAGTACGTCAATACTTACCGCCGCTACTGCTGGTCAGTCAATGATATTTCTAACCTCAAACTTGCTCCCTTCCACATACTAGCAACAGAGGGCACTGCCCATACCGATAAAGACCATCTCTGGCACATGGAACAAATCGCCAAAATTTGCCAGTCCGACCCTAACCTGCTTCTGGCAACAAACTACAAGACGATCGATTTAACTGACGCCAACAGCCAAGCAGAGGGAGTGCGTTGGTGGGAAGAACTAACAAATGCAGGAGGTGAAGGTATGGTCGTCAAGCCAATGCAATTTATAGTCAAAGGAAATCGCGGTATCGTGCAGCCTGCAATTAAGTGTCGCGGACGGGAATATCTACGGATTATCTACGGACTCGAATACTCAAAAACCGAAAATTTAGAACGCTTGCGTCACCGGGGACTCTCCCTCAAACGGTCCCTTGCCATGCGAGAATTTGCCCTAGGTGTTGAAGCATTAGAGCGGTTTGTTGCTCGTGCGCCCCTACGCCGCATCCATGAATGCGTTTTTGGTATTTTAGCGCTAGAAAGTGAGCCTGTAGATCCACGGTTGTAA
- a CDS encoding DNA polymerase beta superfamily protein, whose protein sequence is MERIEVEKRTILIGLAGSHGYGLNRPDSDYDYRGVFVATKNYYLGFDIIEQKDAGWDEPGIFPFLDGNKDTVIYEIRKMIQLLAGANPNILELLWLEKYPVLTTVGQELLNHKKIFLTKKVKHTYSGYAFAQIKKMETHRKWLLNPPQKKPLPADYGIGDEAPLTKDELHAFLEYLYHLIRGKIEFLEEAEQLYKLLTADIDFKGVLKQYPLAEEALEYTQKLTNSHKDFIRLLKKSQTYQVALREWKAYLSWQENRNPARAEMERKSGYDLKHGMHCIRLLRSGLEILQKGEVIVDRKIAGDAEDLKAILRGDYSYEQVMKMAEDLVANMDKVYEVSTLPERPNLEPINELCMELVEMQGWS, encoded by the coding sequence ATGGAAAGAATAGAAGTAGAAAAAAGAACAATTTTAATCGGGTTAGCAGGTAGTCATGGATATGGGTTAAACAGACCCGATTCAGATTATGACTATCGAGGTGTATTTGTAGCAACCAAAAATTACTATCTAGGCTTTGACATCATCGAACAAAAAGATGCTGGATGGGATGAACCAGGAATCTTTCCATTTTTAGATGGAAATAAAGATACGGTCATATATGAAATCCGGAAAATGATACAGTTACTAGCAGGAGCAAATCCCAATATTTTGGAATTATTGTGGTTAGAAAAATATCCTGTTTTAACAACAGTTGGTCAAGAATTACTCAATCACAAAAAAATCTTTTTAACTAAGAAAGTCAAGCACACTTATTCTGGTTATGCTTTTGCCCAAATTAAGAAGATGGAAACTCATCGCAAGTGGCTGCTCAATCCACCACAAAAGAAACCATTACCAGCTGATTATGGAATAGGAGATGAAGCACCACTCACAAAAGATGAGTTACACGCTTTTCTAGAGTATCTTTATCATTTAATTAGAGGAAAAATTGAATTTCTAGAAGAAGCAGAACAATTGTATAAGCTGCTGACAGCAGATATAGATTTTAAAGGTGTGCTCAAACAGTATCCCTTAGCTGAGGAAGCGTTGGAATACACGCAAAAATTAACAAACAGCCATAAGGATTTTATTCGCTTGTTGAAAAAAAGCCAAACTTATCAAGTGGCTTTGAGAGAATGGAAAGCTTACCTATCATGGCAGGAAAATCGAAATCCGGCTAGGGCAGAAATGGAACGAAAATCGGGTTACGATCTCAAACATGGAATGCACTGCATCAGGTTGTTACGGAGTGGACTAGAAATCTTGCAAAAAGGAGAGGTAATTGTAGACCGGAAAATTGCTGGTGATGCGGAGGATTTAAAAGCGATTCTCAGGGGAGATTATTCCTACGAACAAGTCATGAAAATGGCAGAGGATTTGGTTGCTAACATGGACAAGGTGTACGAAGTGTCTACTTTGCCCGAACGACCTAATTTAGAACCAATTAATGAATTGTGTATGGAACTTGTTGAAATGCAAGGATGGAGTTAG
- a CDS encoding DUF5615 family PIN-like protein: MKIILDENLPKALKRYFSAYEITTVQEQGWAGIKNGELIARIDGVYNVFLTSDKNLKYQQNLTGRRVAIIELPTNRLKVLETLIDKILAEVESVSLGMYVQISL, translated from the coding sequence ATGAAAATTATTCTGGATGAGAATTTACCAAAAGCTTTAAAGCGCTATTTCTCTGCTTACGAAATAACTACTGTTCAGGAACAGGGATGGGCTGGGATTAAGAATGGTGAATTAATTGCAAGGATTGATGGAGTGTATAATGTTTTTCTCACATCAGACAAGAACTTGAAATATCAGCAAAACTTGACTGGACGAAGAGTAGCGATTATTGAGCTTCCCACAAATCGATTAAAGGTATTAGAAACTCTTATCGATAAGATTTTAGCAGAGGTTGAAAGTGTGTCGTTGGGAATGTACGTGCAAATATCTCTATAA
- a CDS encoding DUF433 domain-containing protein, protein MITLVQSPVSSDPEVMGGTLVFKNTRVPAQSLLEYLDDGFSLPEFLENFPSVNRTDAVNFLKLAREQFQYENYSG, encoded by the coding sequence ATGATTACTTTAGTCCAAAGCCCAGTAAGTTCCGACCCAGAAGTTATGGGCGGTACGTTAGTATTCAAAAATACTAGAGTTCCTGCCCAATCATTATTGGAGTATTTAGACGATGGATTTTCTCTTCCAGAGTTTTTAGAGAATTTTCCTTCTGTCAATCGTACAGATGCGGTAAATTTTCTAAAACTGGCTCGCGAGCAATTTCAATATGAAAATTATTCTGGATGA
- a CDS encoding MoaD/ThiS family protein, giving the protein MSVKVLVPTALQKFTNNQAALDCNGSTVAELFDSLEKNCPGIKSRLCDDSGQPRRFLNLYVNSEDIRFLDGTATPLKDGDEVSIVPAVAGG; this is encoded by the coding sequence ATGTCTGTCAAAGTTTTAGTTCCTACTGCCCTTCAGAAATTTACAAATAACCAAGCTGCCTTAGACTGTAATGGCAGCACCGTTGCCGAACTGTTCGATTCTTTAGAAAAAAACTGTCCCGGTATCAAATCTCGGTTATGTGACGACAGCGGACAACCGCGCCGATTCTTGAATTTATATGTCAACAGCGAAGATATCCGCTTTTTGGATGGAACAGCTACACCATTAAAAGATGGTGATGAAGTGAGTATTGTCCCTGCAGTAGCTGGTGGTTAA
- the thrC gene encoding threonine synthase: MTQATTTHTQTSAGTFKSLKCKECSAEYELKALHVCEFCFGPLEVTYDYSALRSKVTRETIQAGPNSIWRYRHFLPVASENPIDVGTGMTPLVRSHRLARRLGLNKLYIKNDAVNMPTLSFKDRVVSVALTRARELGFSTVSCASTGNLANSTAAIAAYAGLDCCVFIPADLEAGKILGSLIYSPTLMAVKGNYDQVNRLCSEVANTHGWGFVNINLRPYYSEGSKTLGFEVAEQLGWELPDHIVAPLASGSLYTKIYKGFQEFVELGLVEGKNVKFSGAQAEGCSPIAQAYREGRDFIKPVKPNTIAKSIAIGNPADGVYAMDIAHKTGGNIESVTDPEIIEGIKLLAETEGIFTETAGGTTVAVLKKLVEAGKIDPDETTVVYITGNGLKTQEAVQGYIGEPLTIEAKLDSFERALERSRTLDRLEWQQVLV, from the coding sequence ATGACACAGGCGACAACCACTCATACCCAAACAAGCGCGGGCACTTTTAAATCCTTGAAGTGTAAGGAATGTAGTGCGGAGTACGAACTCAAAGCCCTCCACGTGTGCGAGTTCTGTTTCGGTCCGTTGGAAGTTACCTATGACTACAGCGCCCTGCGGTCTAAGGTCACCCGTGAAACAATTCAAGCAGGTCCCAACTCCATTTGGCGCTACCGTCACTTTTTGCCAGTCGCCAGTGAAAACCCCATTGATGTGGGAACTGGTATGACCCCACTGGTTCGTTCCCACCGCTTGGCACGTCGCCTTGGTCTGAATAAACTGTATATCAAAAATGATGCCGTCAATATGCCAACCCTCAGCTTTAAAGATAGGGTGGTGTCGGTTGCTCTGACCAGAGCACGAGAATTAGGTTTTTCCACAGTTTCTTGCGCTAGTACCGGGAACTTGGCTAATTCTACTGCAGCGATCGCAGCATATGCCGGTTTAGATTGCTGCGTGTTCATTCCTGCTGACTTGGAAGCCGGAAAGATTTTGGGTAGCCTAATCTACAGCCCAACCCTCATGGCTGTTAAAGGTAATTACGACCAAGTCAACCGTCTCTGTTCTGAAGTAGCCAATACACATGGATGGGGATTTGTCAATATAAACTTGCGTCCATATTACTCCGAAGGTTCCAAAACACTAGGCTTTGAAGTTGCAGAACAACTGGGTTGGGAGTTACCCGACCATATTGTTGCACCTCTAGCATCTGGTTCGTTATATACAAAAATTTACAAAGGCTTCCAAGAATTTGTAGAACTGGGTTTGGTGGAAGGCAAGAATGTTAAGTTTAGCGGCGCACAAGCAGAAGGATGTTCGCCCATAGCTCAAGCATATAGAGAAGGACGCGACTTTATCAAACCAGTCAAACCAAATACCATCGCCAAATCCATTGCGATCGGCAACCCTGCAGATGGTGTATATGCTATGGATATAGCGCACAAAACTGGTGGTAATATTGAGTCTGTGACAGATCCCGAAATCATCGAAGGCATCAAGCTGCTTGCTGAGACAGAAGGTATCTTCACAGAAACTGCAGGAGGGACAACCGTTGCCGTGCTGAAGAAATTGGTAGAAGCAGGCAAGATTGACCCCGATGAAACCACCGTGGTATACATTACCGGAAATGGTTTGAAAACCCAAGAAGCCGTACAGGGCTACATTGGAGAACCCTTGACCATTGAGGCGAAGCTCGACAGCTTTGAAAGAGCACTAGAGCGTTCTCGGACACTCGATCGCCTCGAATGGCAACAAGTTCTTGTCTAG